One window from the genome of Anguilla rostrata isolate EN2019 chromosome 5, ASM1855537v3, whole genome shotgun sequence encodes:
- the man2a2 gene encoding alpha-mannosidase 2x isoform X1 produces the protein MKLKKQVTVCGGAIFCVAVFSLYLMLDRVQHDPARRQGAGNFPRSQISVLQNRIEQLEQLLEENHQIISHIKDSVLELSDAGAVAPSGQLPFRSANGSWVLPFDGRPTFLSVLPQDCQFSQSRRGRTDLQMLDVYSLLNFDNVDGGVWKQGFEITYDPGEWDSEPLQVFVVPHSHNDPGWVKTFDKYYTDQTQHILNNMVVKLQEDPRRKFIWSEISFFTKWWESVDVHKQEAMRKLILGGQLEMVTGGWVMTDEANAHYFAMIDQLIEGHQWLEKHIGVTPRSGWAVDPFGHSATMPYLLKRANVTSMLIQRVHYSIKKHFSSTRSLEFMWRQAWDPEAGTDIFCHMMPFYSYDVPHTCGPDPKICCQFDFKRLPGGRVNCPWKVPPRSIVEANVAERAQLLLDQYRKKSKLFRSKVVLVPLGDDFRYDKALEWDQQYLNYQRLFDYMNSHPEMHVHAQFGTLTDYFDAVYKTNGVAWGARPPGYPVLSGDFFAYADREDHYWSGYYTSRPFYKNLDRVLESHLRGAEILYSLAVAHARHAGMEGRYPVSDYALLTDARREVGLFQHHDAIAGTAKEVVVIDYGSRLLRSLVGLKKVIINAAHFLILKSKDVYRFYMSEPFLETDDRRPTQDSLPQRTVIELDNSPRYVVLFNPVEQERLCLVTVLVNTARVRVLTEDGQTVPVQLSAQWSSASEMSKEAYQASFMARLPALGLAVFHLYDSSDSPMTLRSDTLLRLSGRGVAARGVDPLPLRTQASDTRSFYIHSQALTLGFSGTTGLLQTIRRKEDSQETMVHMEFLIYGTRPSKDKSGAYLFLPDGKAKPYSQREPPVVRVVEGPLFSEVVAHYQHFTQTIRIHNVPGVDGLSVDVTTMVDIRDQANKELAMRLVTDIQSKSTFFTDLNGFQIQPRRYLKKLPLQANFYPMPTMAYIQDSQSRLTLHTAQALGVSSLENGQLEVILDRRLMQDDNRGLGQGLKDNKRTANRFRILLERRSGSGKHGFFSKVSSLFHSITSYVFGGEAEEAVDVEPVSFPSLLSHMTSAILNHEVLALPVLPKRRGVPPLRSFAPLSGALPCDFHLLNLRSIQSQDELSPSAYSALILHRKGLDCGLETPNPGFNCTTTQGKLAVAGLFQGLDVHLIQPMSLSLMYAGAPLSNGSHVSLDPMEISTFRLKLR, from the exons ATGAAGCTGAAGAAACAAGTGACTGTGTGCGGCGGGGCTATATTCTGTGTGGCCGTCTTCTCGCTCTATCTGATGCTGGATCGCGTCCAGCATGACCCAGCTCGGAGGCAGGGTGCTGGCAACTTCCCCAGG AGCCAGATCTCCGTGTTGCAGAACCGCATAGAGCAGCTCGAGCAGCTCCTGGAGGAGAACCACCAGATCATCAGCCACATCAAAGACTCGGTGCTGGAGCTGAGCGACGCGGGCGCTGTTGCGCCCAGCGGCCAGCTGCCCTTCCGCAGCGCCAATGGCTCCTGGGTGCTGCCCTTCGACGGGCGCCCCACCTTCCTCTCCGTCCTGCCGCAGGACTGCCAGTTCTCCCAGAGCAGGCGTGGTCGGACCGACCTGCAG ATGCTGGACGTGTACTCACTGTTGAACTTCGACAACGTGGACGGTGGAGTGTGGAAGCAAGGCTTCGAGATCACCTACGACCCGGGGGAGTGGGACAGCGAGCCTCTGCAGGTGTTCGTGGTCCCGCATTCCCACAATGATCCAG GCTGGGTAAAAACATTCGACAAGTATTACACGGACCAGACCCAGCACATCTTGAACAACATGGTGGTGAAGCTGCAGGAGGACCCGCGGCGCAAGTTCATCTGGTCCGAGATCTCCTTCTTCACCAAGTGGTGGGAGAGCGTGGACGTACACAAGCAGGAAGCCATGCGCAA GCTAATCCTCGGAGGCCAGCTGGAGATGGTGACAGGAGGCTGGGTGATGACGGATGAGGCCAATGCGCACTACTTTGCCATGATTGACCAGCTCATCGAAGGCCATCAGTGGCTGGAGAAACATATAG GCGTGACCCCTCGCTCCGGGTGGGCCGTGGACCCCTTCGGCCACAGCGCCACCATGCCCTACCTGCTGAAGAGGGCCAACGTGACCAGCATGCTGATCCAGAGAGTGCACTACTCCATCAAGAAGCACTTCTCCTCCACGCGCAGTCTGGAGTTCATGTGGAGGCAAGCCTGGG ATCCGGAGGCTGGCACGGATATCTTCTGCCACATGATGCCCTTCTACAGCTACGACGTGCCCCACACCTGCGGGCCGGATCCAAAGATTTGCTGCCAGTTTGATTTTAAGAGGCTGCCGGGCGGCAGGGTTAACTGTCCGTGGAAAGTTCCGCCTCGCTCCATTGTGGAGGCCAATGTGGCCGAGAG GGCACAGCTCCTCCTGGACCAGTACCGCAAGAAGTCCAAGCTGTTCCGCAGCAAAGTGGTCCTGGTTCCGCTGGGAGATGATTTCCGCTACGACAAGGCCCTGGAGTGGGACCAGCAGTACCTAAACTACCAGCGGCTGTTTGACTACATGAACTCTCATCCGGAGATGCACGTGCAC GCCCAGTTTGGTACGCTCACAGACTACTTCGACGCCGTCTACAAGACGAACGGAGTTGCGTGGGGAGCCAGGCCTCCGGGCTACCCTGTCCTGAGCGGGGACTTCTTTGCGTACGCCGACCGAGAGGATCACTACTGGAGCGGGTACTACACCTCCCGCCCCTTCTACAAGAACCTGGACCGCGTGCTGGAGTCCCACCTCAG GGGTGCGGAGATCCTCTACAGCCTGGCCGTCGCCCACGCCCGCCACGCGGGCATGGAGGGCCGCTACCCCGTCTCGGACTACGCCCTGCTGACCGACGCCCGGCGCGAAGTGGGGCTCTTCCAGCACCACGACGCCATCGCCGGCACCGCCAAGGAGGTTGTCGTCATCGACTACGGCTCCAG GTTATTACGCTCCCTCGTTGGTCTAAAGAAAGTGATCATAAACGCGGCCCACTTCCTCATATTGAAGAGCAAAGACGTTTACCGCTTCTACATGTCGGAACCTTTCCTGGAAACG gatGACAGGCGGCCGACGCAAGATTCCCTGCCCCAGCGCACTGTAATTGAGCTGGATAACTCCCCCAG GTATGTGGTGCTGTTTAACCCGGTGGAGCAGGAGCGGCTGTGCCTGGTGACGGTGCTGGTGAACACGGCGCGGGTTCGAGTGCTGACGGAGGACGGGCAGACCGTCCCCGTGCAGCTGAGCGCCCAGTGGAGCTCGGCCAGCGAGATGAGCAAGGAGGCCTaccag GCCTCCTTCATGGCCCGGCTGCCGGCCCTGGGCCTGGCCGTGTTCCACCTGTACGACTCCTCGGACTCGCCCATGACGCTGCGCTCCGACACCCTGCTGCGGCTGAGCGGGCGGGGCGTGGCGGCCCGGGGGGTGGACCCCCTCCCGCTGCGCACGCAGGCCTCGGACACGCGCAGCTTCTACATCCACAGCCAGGCCCTCACGCTGGGCTTCTCCGGCACCACGGGCCTCCTCCAG ACCATCCGGCGTAAGGAGGACTCGCAGGAGACGATGGTGCACATGGAGTTCCTCATTTACGGAACGCGCCCCTCCAAGGACAAGAGCGGGGCTTACCTGTTCCTGCCGGACGGAAAAGCTAAG CCTTACAGTCAGAGAGAGCCCCCAGTGGTGAGAGTGGTGGAGGGCCCCCTCTTCTCTGAGGTGGTTGCCCACTACCAGCATTTCACACAGACCATCCGCATTCACAACGTGCCag GGGTGGACGGCCTCTCTGTGGACGTGACCACCATGGTGGACATCAGGGATCAGGCCAACAAGGAGCTGGCCATGCGTCTCGTCACGGACATCCAGAGCAAGAGCACCTTCTTCACGGACCTCAACGGTTTCCAG ATCCAACCGCGGCGCTACTTAAAGAAGCTCCCCCTACAGGCCAACTTCTACCCCATGCCCACCATGGCGTACATCCAGGACAGCCAGTCCCGCCTCACCCTGCACACGGCCCAGGCCTTAGGGGTGTCCAGTCTGGAGAACG GTCAACTGGAGGTGATCCTGGACCGGCGCCTGATGCAGGACGATAACCGCGGTCTGGGACAGGGTCTGAAGGACAACAAGCGGACAGCCAACCGCTTCCGCATCCTGCTGGAGAGGAGGTCCGGCTCCGGCAAG CATGGCTTTTTTTCCAAAGTTTcgtctctctttcactctatCACCTCGTACGTCTTCGGAGGCGAAGCTGAAGAG GCAGTGGACGTAGAGCCGGTCAGCTTCCCGTCGCTGctgagtcacatgacctcgGCCATCCTGAACCACGAGGTGCTGGCCCTGCCCGTGTTGCCGAAGAGGCGCGGCGTGCCCCCCCTCCGCTCCTTCGCCCCCCTGTCGGGCGCCCTGCCCTGCGACTTCCACCTGCTGAACCTGCGCAGTATCCAGAGCCag GAtgagctctctccctccgctTACTCCGCCCTCATCCTGCACCGCAAAGGCCTGGACTGTGGCCTGGAGACCCCCAACCCCGGCTTCAACTGCACCACCACGCAGGGCAAG CTGGCCGTGGCGGGGCTGTTCCAGGGCCTGGACGTGCACCTGATCCAGCCGATGTCCCTGTCCCTCATGTACGCGGGCGCCCCGCTATCCAACGGCAGCCACGTCAGCCTGGACCCCATGGAGATCTCCACCTTCAGGCTGAAGCTGCGCTAG